The genomic DNA acagaaTTGTGCCCATTTTGGGGCGACATgctgttacaaaaatgggcaTGGCTTcgaaaaagtatgcgcggacgttgcaaatttggtctcaaacgttgcgcgagacttgaacaaagaaagtcaCGAAGCCTTGCGACGAGGCCTTCCCGCGTAACAGAATTGTAATGCCAAATGTCGAGGGGAGCGGATTCTGCCTCCCCTCCGGCCCTCTAAGGGTTAATCATTCTTTAATCATGAAAATGCGTAATATGCTGACAAAGTGACACCCTTCATGTATATTTGTcgagtcattaaaaaaaaaaaattctatcaTGAAAATGTGAGATTTGTTATGTTCACATGTAAACACAAAATGGGCAGTAAAGTGCACTCCTGCTATAACAAACACGGTCATAACAAATttctggttacaacaaaataaaaattcagacTGCAACATCATCCtctctttgttttctattgtttattttttcatttataacgaaattttgatataacgaaagaaaactgccagtcccaaggacttcgttataacaagaGTCCACTGTACCTGGTCTATCAAATGATGGCACTGTTCAAGGTGACAAAGATCACTTTTTGGGAATCATTCAGCTTGCATATTGCAGAGAGTATTGATAAAGGAGCTGTGTGGTCCCAAGTCCTGTCTTTCCTTAAATAAAAGTATGCTAAAAAAAGTTTCACAGATCtgtaacttttatttttttacccaTTTTTTGATCACAATGCATTCTCTTCTGATattacagtcaacctcgcccaAGTGGAATCCAAAGGGACCAGAGAGAATCCTTTGCCTTACACGAATTTCAACCAACAACAGAATTAACACATTTATATCTATACTGGGTAGAAACTTTTTTCAACTTTGTCAATTCTTTGACTTCTACAAGTTTGAATTAGGGGAAGTGGACTATGTTTCTTTAATGGGAAACCCACTGGGAGTTACTATGTGTACATTCATACGCAGCTTGCATGTGCAGaaattttacatgaaaattATGTCTACAGTCAAACTTGCCcaagtcgaatctatttggactgaagaaatagatTTGACTTTTGAGGGGTTAAAATCAGTCGAATACAGTATAAAGAgaaggacttgaaaagacctttgacttggGCGATTGTTCGACCTTAAGCGAGGTCAACTTTAGAACAAGGTTGACTGTAATCATGTGGCATGTGATTGTGTAAAACTCATCACACGTAACAATAAATTTGGGAAGAACTTTTGGCAGCATTTTGAGAATTACCCTGGATTTTTGTCCAGGCCCCATGGACTTTTGTCCAGGCCCCATGGATAAGAAGTTTGCAGAGACAATAGAAGTATTGCAGGAAGGtttgtgtcatttttattttcattttcactggcaaggtttttctttgcttcattatttcattttacattaTTGCCATAAATATTGCATTCTGCCTGTTCTGTACTGTATATGGATTTCTGTTCATTACACACTGTCATAGATTGTGggataaaacaaggaaaataaagTATACATGTGTGACATGAATTAAcctttgaatttctttttttccccacctAATTTGTGTTATTGATAATGACTACTATATTTGTGATATaagtgatacaatgtatttgcataatgaggagactactgacTACTGATAGGGCTGCCATCCTCTGCAGGGCAACGAAAATGCTGATGaatagtgttttgttttgttttttaaatagcTTAAAAACAGACAAATTGCTCACAAGCATGCTGGATCAAatttcacatatatatatatatatatatatatataatataacttaaaaaaaaaaatatatatatatacatatagatatgtacatatatatggaatttgtttcatttcttatcagaaaaaaaaaatgaccgtTGACCACAAAACATAACACTGATTAAAGCATTTGACACATTTATTGCTGACATGATCAGTGAAACATCACAAGTTTTACATAACACGGGTAATGAGAATTATTCATATACACTGTTACACACAAGAAGCACAAACATGATGATTCATCGTCACAGACAGTGACAGAATACTTTGAACATGCAAGATACATCTAGATGTTATGATATTGTGCATATCATACAGTATTACCAAGGAGGTCTTGCCTTGGCAGAATTGATGCTGATACAAAAGGGATCTCTCCGTGGCTGTTTTAACATGTGCAGAGAAATGACACATTTTCTACAGATCTTATCGCAACCATTGGAAGACAACCCGGGTGCTAAAGAAAAGTGAAACACAGTTCTTcatctcatatatatatgttggaTACAAAATTGGTGGCCGCTTGACGTGTTAGACGGTGGCCGCTATAAGAATTTTGACtaaatactgtacaatgtattcaaagtTGGCCGTGGTGCaggatttcattttttcatctgcaatttTACTTGTGCAGGATACAATAAAATTTTATGCTGAGGAAACCCTTGATTttttactataaaaaaaaagaaagatatacattgtacattgtaccttgcAAAGGCAAAATCAATTAAGAGATAAATCCACCTCCAAGACATGAATCTGCCATAATAATCAAGTAAACTTTAGAATATTACATTGAATACTCCTGTAGTCATAATTCATTGTACACTTATTTTTATAGTGTAGTACATAATAGTACAATCGGACGAAAAATAGAGAGTATCAGACAATTGTGGCTAGTTATTTCTTCAACTGGTTCAGAAGCTAATGTGCAGCATGTAAACAGCATTGAATTTTACAGTGATCTGAACAATTTAGAACTCAATgaaaagcaaatatcaaacaaaattagTGTGTATCATTAATAAAGTGATTCACTTGTGCCCAATCATCACATAAACTGATCACACACTACATGCTCATGCATGTTTGCAATTGCAGCATGGCCAGCCTCAATAGGACTATTTAAATTCAAATGTGGCGTTCTTTCATGTTAGACTACAGTGCTcttccattataacaaacacggttacaacaaagtaaaaattcaggccaaaACATTCCCTGCTctatatgttttttattgtttatttcttctgatataacagaattttgatataaccAAATCTctatataatgaaagaaaactgctggtcccaaggacttcgttataatgggaatCCACTGTATTAGGAATGAATGCAGACATAGATACAAGCATGACAACACACTGACAGTACAATGAAAACAGACGAACATTGTTCTGTGTATCCcttcttgaaaataaaaagctgaaaagtcCTCCATCTCCAGTTATCAAAATTGTATCACACTCTCAACAATTGTGACCCGCCCGCTataacaaaaggatcctaaagtcgctgatgggtgagccgagaaaatcaagtttaaagtcagatcatcaaaattttcaacgttCAGATatctgtttttgacataattttgtagtctaatgtattttctatcatctgccaaaatgacgaagctaaatgatcaaaggaaaggcaagataatagcgtttttctgggccatgattttccgactttcaacggaacagaaacgtgtccgaagatttggatttagcgccccAGCTAGACCCCgcccctagcaatgagggagtgatctcattggtcagtgcgtggcatcctcgTTACTGATTGgacgtgcgtagaccgctggcgctaagcttgaatgaacattgcggaggttgctaggagcataccttattttgtcaaacggtgaaaactgtcttgcttcCCCTTGATCATTACAGCAtaggaaggaaaactttgaaggcggttttctcgaaacgccGATTTCATAAACCATTTCGACATGtgttaataaaatcattgatatctccacaaccaagtacttttatgagtcatatcatatatgacattaaagtagaagagtaagggaataatgtcatgccattttcagaaaactgTCCTCCCccaactttcggatccttttgttgcagcaGGTCACAATTATTACATGATGTACTTCAAATCAAAGTGGCATTTCTAATTTCTAACTCTAATCCTAACGTGACAGGTACATAATCACACTGACACAAAGCACTTGTGAGTTGCGAATCCAGCAAAtgtgatacagtgcactcccgttataacgaacacggttataacgaaattccggttacaacgaaataaaatttagggccgcaacattatcaactctatgtatttttattgtttattcattcagttataacgaaatttcgttataacgaaagaaaactgccggtcccgaggacttcgttataacgggagtccactgtaccatGGGACTGTcaaagtaaacaaaaagaaatacacctCTTACTGTTTCCTACTGTTTAATCATTAATACTGCCTATAATGACAAGTGCTCACTATGAAACTCATGTGATCCTCATTCTGTGCAGTCATCTCTAAAAAGACTTTGCCATAGTTATGATTTCAGATTTTACAGCTTGCATTTAATAATTATTCTTGAACTATTTGCAGTAACTCAAAAAATATCATCTTCATATTTTCAGCTGAAGTTCCAATTCAGTGGTAAGGCACACACTTTGAAGCAGTACTGCACCATGGGACATGAGGTGCATTATTATTACccctgccaagggaggaggtcaTGTTTTCTtcggcgtttgtttgtttgtccgtgtgcaaaataactaaaaaagtagtgaatggatttggattaaggaaaggttgagaatgacactagcaacaaatcaaattttggtagtgatctgggaatttttatggattttatgaaggattttggatattttggcaggttcatgaacttgggagttcaagctgcgcgtatttgaaGTTTGTATgcacgcactaaagtgcgtgctttACTGCTAGGGCTAGGGCGAGGCTCCGTGCAGCTGAaagttgatgacgtaacaaaaggcaTCTTTATTGGGAAAGCATGCATGACATTGTGTGAGTGGAtgtcactgatctctatggtagaacaagatcagtggtggaaaaaaaaaaactgcttggtggaggtctgtgctctcagagtgttTTTCTAGTTTCACAATGGAATTATCGTGGTAGGTACCACAGTAATTTGTTGCTGGCGTTTTCATTAgtgaaataccatggtaatagaTACCATATTTCAGTTGGTATCATTCCCATTCACAAAATACTGTGATATTTCTGGCCCACAAGTACACCTCTCTCAGGTAAGCACTGTGCATATAAAGTGCATCTCCTATGTTGATAAGCTAGGGAAGTGTGTCAAGTAGCATGGGAAATAATAActgaaagtggatatttttaaATTacgtgactaattttttgcaCTCTGCCGGGTAAGAtaagtttcaaacatttttaattccgcggaatcaagacatcaactactggaacatacggcTAGCAAAAATATtcctgtgcttttatttttgcgctggtttctggttgtacaaaaagcaagaaaattctaacgtgcaaaaatttccactttacaGTATACCGCCGTCTGAAGGGTGGTATTTCAGGATGGGATTCACACTCAAATGCCATGTGAACAATTCATGCAAACTTTGAAATACCACCCTAAATACCACGGTATTTCGTGAGGTGTTTTGTACAGTATATGAAAGGTATATGTGTTCACATTGCAAAATACAGTGTGAAATGCTGCTTTATATCACTGAAAGTGTGAATGGTCCTatagatatttcatttcagtccaAAACTATTTTCTGAGCATAATATGAACTTTCATGAATGAGTGTCAATTCATATCACGACCGCTCTTCTATAGCAGACCACAGAAACTAATCATGATTCATTATGCAAGCTACACGTGACAGGAATGGCATTGTGAGAAATGCTGTCATTGTACTGTAGCATTTGGCAATCTATTGATctgtttgggcgggtttgtgcgtttgagcagaatatgcgaacttggcacACTGTTGACCGAATCAGGTTTGGGAACGGTGGCACATACAGAGTTAAATATCTTGTTTCTGCACTACAAATTTTCTTAATCTTTGCAATTAACCTGCAACTCTTTCCATACATTAGAAAACTGCAGATTACTTGAATCCAGACACAGGCAAAATTCACTGATGTATTGCTTATTGAAAACATTTCTCCATGATTTGTTCATAGATTTACATCAGCAAGTTTGGTCACAATTTCACCTGATTGAGAAATCTCCTTGCACAGCCTGTGTAATTCACAGCTAATCATAACTTTGATCAAGAGATTACCAAATATCACTTCATCTTGACACTGTGTACATCTTCCCACAATGATGGTGCAGGACATGGAGTCGCGTCGCAAACCAAGAGATGCCCGCATTCCTCAGAGTCGCGAGGGCATACCTCCTGCCACCAGTATCGTCTCTCCCGTGATGTAGCTGGCATCGTCCGACGACAGAAAAGAGACGATTCCCCCAATCTCATCTGGAACCCCAGCTCTAtcaagagaaattgaaaatgaaggATATAATTCAAaccaactcaaatttgattagcaatttcaaCTGATGAATAAAATTTCAAATGGTAATTTGTACATCTTTGTGGATGAATATTGCAACTCAAAAGATAGCTTGTGTAGCAGTGGTATGACAAATGCATGGAAAATTGCGATACAATGCACAAGCCTATCCCATTTGCTCATAGAATACAAGCGTGACACATATTAGTTCTACAAATACCCTGGCATTGGAAAGTTTTACATCACTGTGTTACCGATCAATTCTCTACCATTGTGTGGCTTTATGAACAGTGTAAATGGAAACAAACAGAATGGTACCAGTACTACTTTCAttaaattgaacatgaaataACACCATTATAGAAGTTGCTATGTTTTTGCAGCCTCAACATTTTCCGTTGATCTGCACAGATATCAATCagtgagtcccccccccccctttctttttaCAAATATCAGAAGGAAAGCCATGAAGAAATTACAGAAGTTCATATGTTTACATGGCTACACTATTCTTCCTTCACctgaataaaaatattcaatgaatattcttttcccttttctaaCATCAAAAGGGAAAACATGATTCCTCCCATTGAATAGCTACACTGTAATAACCTAACAATGACTTTCAGAGGAAAGAGATTGTACAATCGTAGTTGTTAAATTATTGACCAAAAATAAAACTTATATTTTagcttgtttgtgtttgtcgAGTTGATGACCTAACCACAATTACTTTGCATATATCAGTGTGACTACTACCACTAAAATAGTGATAAATAGTGATAAACATGTAAAACTGAAAATTCCAAACTATTCTTTCTTAGGTCCGATTTTTAAtaaactttaaaggacaagttcaccttcataaacataaggattgagaaaatgtagcaatattagtagaacacatcattgaaagtttgaggaaaatcggacaatccgttcaaaagttatgaatttttgaagtttttgtgcagtaaccgctggatgagaagactactgcagtgtacgatgtcacatgcgtacaacaatataaggaaaatataaagagaatttcacaaaatttcatcttttgaaaaaagtacacattcccttgactcgttaccaaCATATgtcatgggtaatattattccccctacctttagaaagaggcaagtcaaaggctcttttattatgcgaaaaaaatgaaaatatgttgaattttctttacattttctttatactgttgtactcatatgacatcacaagctgtagtagtctcctcgtccagcagttccaacacaaaaatttaaaaaattcataacttttgcatcgattgtccaattttcctcaagctttcactgatgtgttctactaatattgctgcattttctcaatccttatgtttatgaaggtgaacttgtcctttaaccactgttagtttgatatgatttcagtgatttgatttgatttgatcttgtACCATCCACTTAAACATGGCATGGAACTGAATTTTGAATGAACACCTCATCAGTGATATACaacatttgtatttgttttgaagGGATCTCTTGAGTTTGTTTGATCTCCATAATTATCAACTTGACGATGACTGCCCTCTACATCTCAAATAGataaaatccaaaaatgataACGCACAAATATGTGAGATTACATATGCAGCATATTTAACAGTCACACTGATTCCAAACAAGTAGAGAAGAGAAGGCTTGGCAATTACACCACTCACAAAATTTATGCTTGTACTTAGTCCCTTGTGCATGTAGGTCTTTATATGACAACCCCGTGAACTTTAGGCATTACGTCCACTTGCTATTGTTATGCCATATGAAAGCTTCCAAATCAAATATTAGTTTAAGGTTTACGGAGTCCATTCTTGACCTTGGTCATATCTATTTGGAAGCAGATTTTAGCAGTGAATATTTCCACAAATCATGCggcatgtattatgtttgtgcTGTGATTTGATTACAGagacacaaaatgcatttctaGTCCTTTATGCCAATCAACTGACATGTGAAAACAATATTGATCATCTGATGATTAGAGAACATAAACCTAAGCATACAAACACAATATTACATTATAAATTCAGCAAGTCCTAAAAAAGTCTTTACAACAGACTAACGACAAACTGAAGCAATCAATCAAATGACCTTTGGACTCTTGTGGAGAGCAAAACAAATTGGTAGCTTCAGGAGTCCAGAAGCTTTGGAATGAAAACACTGAGGAATAGCACCATACATATGAAGGGCATACAGTTGCTGTGTCTGCCAGTGACAATTGATAGAAATGAAGGTATTTCCATCGATAAAATGTTGTCCTTGAAATACATCAGGAACCAAGAGCTCCTAggattattgtcatttttaagaGTTCCAAAGATCTAGACTACTACAATTCTTAAATACCAGAGACTATCTGAAGAAAACATTTGGCAATTAAAGATGAATACTGCAGGACACAATAATCTTACAGAAGAGTATCAAATCATACCCTAAATGAATTTGATATTGACAAAAGTGTTACTGAAATTAGACGAGCAATTATAGCGATGAATCctctgaaaaataaatgaataagtaaataaataaaacaaaaaagattcaCTCTATGTCCATGTGATCAGGCCTCACTGTGCAATTCATTTTAAAAGCCCCAGTATGGTTTGTGGACAAAAACACACAGTGCTGGAAGAAAACAAGATTGGTGATCAGAACACCAACAAAATATCTACAAATATGATCCTTTGGTCTATCCGGTTTAAAAGCAAAAAGCCTTTTGTTAAGATGTTCTATATTTGTTTGAAGCTAATCAACAAATCTAGTCCCACGGAAGATTCCAATTTTTGCATATCAAGAGTATTCCTGACTATTAAAAATTGTGGCAGTTTCTCCCTCAAAGACACACACGAGTTACTCTATGCAACATTTGTATTTCATGGTTTGTTAGGTATTTCCTGAGGCAAGACAAATCCGAAAAGATGTGAACAATACCTCAAAAGGACACCACAAAGAAGGGTCAGACACTTGATATGGTGACCTCACATATTCTGCAACCGGAAGATGGTGCCATAGATATAGTAAATATCAAGGGGAGAAATCCAGAAATAGGAACTGACTTTTCTCAATGAATACACTACTTCACATGTACTCAACATAGTTTGTCTTCTGCTAGTAAAACACCAATGTCACTAAACATGAATTATCAGTTgggatgaaaaacaaagaaaaaaaccaaGAATCCAAACATTCTGCAtcctatctccccccccccccccaaaaaaaaaaaaagaaaagaaaaaaaagatacacattATTCATGACTAATCAagtttatacatacacatgtctgagggaaagaaaacacatctcacaattttcagtggtatactgtacagtgtataagaGAGTCAGTCATTCATGATCCTACCTTTTCATAGGTATGTTGCTAAGTGCCAACTTGGTGTTTTCCTCTGTTGAAAATAACTGATGGAGTACAGATAGAAATGCAGAAATGCAGTTTAACTCTTTACCATTGTGTTCTCCACACAGGCAAATGATAGTCCATAATCAAACAGACAAACGGAAAGTTTACTCTATGTTCTACAGATGACCGTAATGAAAAGCAGAAAGTCAAACAAGCAGAACTTCGAAATTGGcagaagaaacagaaaagtcagggaattttaAAGGGCTATTAACATAATTTCATCTGTTATTTTAGTCACGATAACATATATGCAAATCATGTGATGTGATGTTGTCATACATAACTCCCATAATGGACTTTAGACTATAAAAACATGATTTGCTTTCCTTTTGGTAATGATATATCTATAATACACAGCTACCCCTTTGAGAGGTCATCATAGTAAATTCttaaaaaatcaacaatacaaAGCCAAGAACACAATTTCTTCTCTGTCTAAAGTAAATTATTTGTGACAACTTGTAAAGAGGCTAATGCAAGAGCTATTAGGTACAATGTAGTAACACTATCTACCTAGATACATGTGTTCATGAATATCTCTAAAATGTGAAACCAAAGAATCCTTGCATCACTTTCTTTAGATAAAACCTCGACTAGTCTGTTTTGATATGACTCTATTTCCCAAAGTCAACTAAAACCTAGTCAAAAAATTTGAATTTCCTTCCATGAGCCACAAGCCCACTGTACTGTACTAGCACAGCTCCTCATTTTTCACAGTTCAGTCAAACCCACACACCAGAAATAGTATGTATGACATACAGATAGATATGCCTTGGGATTTTCACTTGGATaagctttcattcacaaatagTAACAGTAAAACTCCACTTGTTTCCATATGAAAGTTCTAGGATTTGAGTAACTTCTTAAATTCTAGAAGTAAGCACATGATGATAACTTTGATGCTAGCATGTAGCTTCTCAAGTGGAGAATCCACATGTGTATCACACTCTTGACCAGACTGACATAACATGAACAAATTTATATTCCATGAAATTATTGGCAGGCTGCCATAAAATGAGACTCACTGCTGAACTGAACTTTGTCTTGACCAGACCAGGTGCCACACAGTTTACCCTGATGTTCATGTCCGAAAGCTGCGGCGTGAGGGCCTTGGTCAGGCCCAGTAAGGCAGTTTTGCTGACCGAGTACGGTCCTAATAACTGCaataaaacaaacgaacaaacaaagtGACAGATGAAATAGATCAACATGTCTTGGATGACAAGAAAAAATGTTATCCTTTAGTTCTTGTTTcaggattgttttgttttgttttgtttcgtttcgtttcgtttcgttttgttttgtaattgtttgtttgctgtttggGGGCAAAGGGATTGAGCTGATGATTAAATTGAGAAGAGCTCCACTTCCCGTACATTATAATGCTATGCAGCCAGTAATTATGAGTTGATCCAATTCTCAAAATcctaagaaaagaaaagggaaatttACTCCACATCTAGCTTTTCTTTTAATCAGACTGGCCAACAGAAAATATGTATTACAAGCACACTGTACACACAGCAACTGATTTACCCAGTGTTTTAGTCGttagtattttttatctatattttAGTTTATTTATATAATTTTGTTGTATATTCTGTTCATTAATTTACTTGCTTGCACACAGTATTTTCTAGCACACCTATATATGTTAGGAGGCCAGTACAAGAATTGTTCTCCAAGTAGGTACTGTATCCTTAACTCATCATCAATACTACTAATATCTCTACACTCTATACATAGTACAatgaaacatcaaatgacatAGAGTAAAGAGTTACATCATATTCATCTAGTTTTTATCTATATtttcgtttatttgtttatttacaaCTAGTTTTAAATGAATCAGTTTGCAGTTAAAATGATGTGAAGGTATACAAATTGAATAACTAAGAGaagaaatgaatggaaaaaattATTGAAAACATGTGACACATCATTCTCATTTACTTTCTACCCAAACACCAGCATCTGATAGCTTTAGTTAAGTATGCAATCTGGTGAATAATGTTGGCAGGAATGTCAATAAATTTTAGCACACAACTACAGTcaataaaatgttgaaataaaacaaaaatatgcatcaCAGATTCTGTTTCTCAGCTCACTACCTGGTGTCTCCAAGGACAAAATCTGGCACTTCAGATTGAACTTACCTCAAAGGGCATGAACCCAGCTATGGATGAAACCATGACAATGGATCCACCTCTGCCAACAATAGGGAGAAATACCGGgtaaataacaaataataataattcacacaaaaaaaagtgatatcttacTTAttccatggagctaccaaactCGTTGGTAGCTCCATGCTTATTCTATGACtgtcaaaaaatttcaaatacattttttttctttttatactgGCCTTCACATTGACTAAAGGCTCCTCACTTGAATGAAAGCATTGGCCAGCAGACCATGTTTAAAACATGATAGTACGACTCTTgataaatgtgtttacaatatgtgtgtatacacaaAAAGAACGTGCCTAATCCACACTGTTTTTGCTGTTCTAACTAATGAGTGGAggatccaggggggggggggggcactgggTGCATGgcccctctctatttttttgttaaaacataagaaacaaaaagaaaaaatgggaggCAAGTGCGCCCCCTTTAGTTtcgtaaaggcacctcccctttacagaattcctggatccgcctctccTAATGTTattgtatgaaatgaaatatcagatGACATGTATGTATAATCCTCAGACATACCAACAAGGCCAATTTTTCAAATGAGGATCCATTTTCCGAGAATTATTTTGAGGATAAACTGGTCCTTGTCaacaaggcagctgaaaaagaaactaaacaaaaataaaaacgaaCTCAAGGACTGTTTACATGTGGTCACCTGTGATACCTATGCCCTAAAATGATACCTGccaatttgatttaaaatttgACCTAGAGCTTTcaagaagaattaaaaaaaaaaacattaaaagtttCTGGATGATGAAACCCTACAGATGAGCAATTGCAACAGCATACTTGTGAATTAAATAACTTTTCTGACATTAGGTTCTATGCAAAGACATACAACCTTGGTAGTCTTTTcagacaaatacacacacacacacacacatacagttcTACCTGGAATCTTCAATTCTAAATGCTGAACTTACCCTCGTTTTACCATATGTGGGACAGCTTCCTTTATCAGAAGAAATGTTGCTTTGACGTTGATATCAAATATCTGTGAGTGAAACACAATTACactatcatttaaaaaaaaatgaaatactgttGATAAGTAAGTTTCAACATTCATGCCCACTCAATGTACTAAGAAATAAGAATTACTAGAACATTTGCAAATTTTCATATtggttttatcactttcc from Diadema setosum chromosome 9, eeDiaSeto1, whole genome shotgun sequence includes the following:
- the LOC140232739 gene encoding dehydrogenase/reductase SDR family member 4-like — protein: MLRLTRFLSAGSLSTSNFRMASAAATSSRRLEGKVAVVTASTEGIGYAIAKRLGEEGAHVVISSRKQANVDRALQELKNANLNVKGLVCHVGKGEDRAKLLEMAAQETGGIDILVSNAAVNPFFGHILDCSEDAWDKIFDINVKATFLLIKEAVPHMVKRGGGSIVMVSSIAGFMPFELLGPYSVSKTALLGLTKALTPQLSDMNIRVNCVAPGLVKTKFSSALFSTEENTKLALSNIPMKRAGVPDEIGGIVSFLSSDDASYITGETILVAGGMPSRL